AGTTTTGATGTACTTTTTGGGTGGCGTCTGGATGTAAGCCTTTCCAATTGCCAGAAGTATGATGCATAAAAGAGAAGATCCAGCAACTGCTGCAATCTTTAGGTCGCTGTCGTCGCTATTAGGGAATGAGAAGCCATAAACCAATGGAGGTACCAACCCGAAAATGAGGAACGATAATATGGCAACTGGGGAATGAAAAATGAAATTCTCTTTGTTCCCAAGTACTTCTTGATATTTACTGTCATCTTGATCTGCTTTCAGTTCCCAGAGCTGTAATATTTCATTTTAATTAGTTCTAAGGACTCGTCAATAAGAAACATATTCCAAGTCACACAAACTACGTTTTAGCTTTGAGGTTTTATCCGGATCTGGTTAATATTCAGATGTAATATTTTTTTTTTTGGCTGAAAAGAGGGATAAGGGAGGCCAACCCTTCTTACCGTCTCAAAATTTATTAAAAGAAAAATGAAAGAGATACAAAGAGAGGGAGGGGGACTAAACCAACACCTCTCTTATGGAATATATATATATTCAGATGTAATATATACTCACATTGTGTCCAATGATGAAAAGACCACCAAGCAAGTTTGCCAATGCCAAAACGAAAATGTTCACTGCAAATACAATTAAGATGGTTATTTATACATATTATCTACAATATTTTCTAAATAAAATTATATATCTAGGGATTTCTTTTATATGCTATATCTAGGGTACATTGACTAACGGATTTTTTTTTGGCCATTATGAGGAAGGGAGGCTAGGGGTTCTAATAAGGACCATTTGATTGAGGACTTTTCTATTAATGGTCTATTACACCCACTTTTCAATCACTTTTTTTCATCTCAACAATTTAATTTTTAGGTCTATATAGGTAGACCACTTATACAAATTTTCAGTCAAATTGATGCTTGTTAAATAATCGAACTAAATCAAATCAATGGACGATCTAAATATGTCAAACATGAGTCGTTCAAGTTTATAATCGGTAAATCACATTTATGAATGTCTTAACGAATTTCAATTTGGATGAAAATTTATATAGATGATCTACTTATATATATCTACAAACTAGACGGTAGAGATATAAATATATGATCGAAAAAGGGGTGAAACGAAGAAGTACGTCCTCAACTAATCATCACCAAATGGTCCTCATTAGAAGCCGTCCCTTGTGAGGAATAGGTTGTTAGACCAATTCTTTTCGATCATATTTTTACATCTGAACCGTTAGTTTGCAGATCTATTTGAGTGAATTCTGTAAATATATATATATACATAGGAAAAGTTTATATATATATATATATATAAATAGGTAGGAGGGAGCTAGGGGAGGGGGAGAGAGAGAGAGAGAGAGAGAGAGAGAGAGAGAGAGAGAGAACGTNNNNNNNNNNNNNNNNNNNNNNNNNNNNNNNNNNNNNNNNNNNNNNNNNNNNNNNNNNNNNNNNNNNNNNNNNNNNNNNNNNNNNNNNNNNNNNNNNNNNNNNNNNNNNNNNNNNNNNNNNNNNNNNNNNNNNNNNNNNNNNNNNNNNNNNNNNNNNNNNNNNNNNNNNNNNNNNNNNNNNNNNNNNNNNNNNNNNNNNNNNNNNNNNNNNNNNNNNNNNNNNNNNNNNNNNNNNNNNNNNNNNNNNNNNNNNNNNNNNNNNNNNNNNNNNNNNNNNNNNNNNNNNNNNNNNNNNNNNNNNNNNNNNNNNNNNNNNNNNNNNNNNNNNNNNNNNNNNNNNNNNNNNNNNNNNNNCCGGTACTTAATTACCTGTGGCAGTATCAGCACTAGCTGCAGATGCCACAATACTTAAGCTCGCAATTGCTTCAGTTAAACCACCGTAAACGATGCTTTTGATGATTTCCAACCTCTTATTAGTAGCATCTCGTGGTGGCAATAGTGGCATTTGATCATCTGGCACAGTAATAACTGTTGACAATACAAAGAATCGAGAAAAACCAAAAGTGAGAACAACTATATATAACGATCTTTTGAACGTAGGTGTACGTGAATTAATAGAATGATGATTATCATAGAATTTAACTACACCAAAAAAGTTTATCCGAGAATTGCCTAAAAGTATTAGAAAATGTTTACCTTGCTCAGTAGGGACTGGTCGATCTCGACGAAAGATCCAATCGCCTGTCGAAGTGAAAGAAATGGAAATGGAAACCGTGTTTTTGGTATACAACATTACAATATAGATATATAGAACGCAATAGAAACACAAATTCTCATATAACAGATTGAATTCACAAACATGAAAGATTACCTGCATGAAATAGGAGACTAAAGCACGAAGTGCATCTGACTGGTGGTTCTTCTGTCACTTGAGGACGTAGTGGAGTAAGAGGTTCTTCTAGCTCAGAAGGTGTTGGACTAAGAGGTTCTTCCGGCCAATGAATAAGTGGTGAAGGAAGTTTTGGTTCGCTTTCGCCAATTAGAACCTCGGTGATGCAAGCTTTGCAATTAGGACAGTAGAATTCCTGTGCAGCCGTCTTCTCAAACACCCCTGCAAGATCTGTCAACTTCACTTTCTGATGCTTAGCCGGTATTCCATTTTCCTCAGTGGACTGCTTGGAATTAGATGATGAAGAACCAAGATCCTTGTGCTTCCTAGTATCCTCATCTTGGTGGTCGGTCTCAACTCTCTTTTGAAGACGTACGTTCACTATCTCGGAAGTAAGAGAATCATCTCCACCATGGGAGCTAGATCCATACAGTAGATTAGTACCTGAAAAGTCCAGCAATTGATTTCAATTTATATTCCTATACTGAATCCCAAAGCATATTTAGTAGATTGGTCAATTAAATAGACGTCTTTCTCTCTTATTATCAATCAATAAGACAGTTAAAACATGAAAATTTTCATTCTGTACATCACTTCTGACAGTTTAATTTAGTACGTCAACATAATAATAAACCCATTTACAAATTGGTCGAATATATTTTTACCTCCACTAATTGTATCAGAGAGCATGTCATGAGAACCATTTCTTGGGCTTCCCTCGCCTTCTTCTAAGGAATAGACAACAATATTCCCACCATTACCATTAGTACTGGTGGTAATGTCCGTGTTGCTGTTTTGAAGAGGCAGCCTCTCTAATGTTGCTTCCATTCTCGATCAGTTAAGAGCTAGGACAGACAATCTCAGTTGCTTTATCGTGAATAATGAAGGTTTATGACCTTGCTTGTGTGAACTCTAATATATATGCATTAGAGTGTGACGTCATGATAGTTCTACAAGACTAAATTTAATTAACTTTTTTTTTTGCCAATAATTGTTAATGACTAGCTGACTTCAGATTAATTTTTCTGAGTTGGTTATTCAAGTTGATGAGCTATGTGGTTGTGTAAACTACGTAAGGTGATCAAGAATAATCTTTATAAAAGATTTATATATGTATACATATACAAAGACTTCGCATTAAGAAGATAAGAAAGATCGAGTAACATGCCTTTGTAAGCACAGATCCAGTTTGAGATGGAAATTGAAGAAATGAACAGCAGAATACATTTTGTACATGTTTTGGTTCATTAATTGGTCTACGTTTTCATTAATCTATTTTCTCCTTGGAGAAGTTTTGGTTTACTTACCATCACTTCCTCATTTCATACCTACCAAATGTTATTGAAGTTGAACGACCAAACAGAAAACTGATAGAACAGGCTGAACAGCCCTCTTGATCTATGTGTGTCCTTACTCCTTGAGTCATTTTCTTTGGGGATAATGTCCTTCACTTTTCAGTGGTTCACAAATTTGAGCCAAAAACCATGTGTGATCCAGTTTTTTTAACCAAACTCAGTTTATCACTTCATGGAGCTCTCCAACTAATAGTTAGATTAGACGATCAACACCGATATGGGTACGTAATACAAAAGAATTTTTTTTTTTGTTCTGAAAAAAAAAAGACAGAGACAATCAAGATATTGGAATTTCTACATGTGAGACACATGATTTGGATCCATTCCAATGTTGACAAACCTATTATTAACTGAGTGATTGAGAAAGATCTGAAGGAGACAAAGAAATTTTTGAATTCAAAGTTTCTCTGCACTACTAATTTAACAAACAAAAAGCCTACATGTGATTACACATGATTGATCAAAGGTTGTCAAAATACTTGAATCTAATTGGTGGATGATTGCCACCATTAGATTATGGTAAGTTATCTACCTTAATTTCGATTTGGATTCTCGTTTTGGGAGCAAATAGACCTTTTTTTTTTTTAAATGGGTTGACTCTTGACTATATTGAGCATCAACTTATGGAGAACACGCTTGAGTCTATAAAAATTTATATATAAGATAACGGACAAGCAAGATAACATATCCAAGCCACATCTAACTCATTAAAATCAAAATGGCCGCTCACCGAACAAGAAGATTAACCGAGCAAGGATATTTTCCCCTCTAAGTACAATATAATCATCTAGCTAGCCTAATTTGTCTAACACTCAATTGTGGTACAAATATCAACTAGAGTGTCTTAGAGTAGCTTATAGAAAATACTCATGCCTAATATAGCTCGTGTCCAGAATGTCTTGTTTTTAGGCCTCTAAACAGATACCCTTCTCTTTCCCCATGAGGTCGAAGCCAATGCTTGCGTGGGACTCTTTCGCTTCCAAACGACCTCGGCATCAAATTGCTCTACTCGCTTGGAATTCTTTTCACGTCTCTCAAAATTTTGGGGACTTGGAAGCTATGTTTCAAATACCCCCCATCAAGTGTAAATTTAGTTCTCAATTACAAGTTTTATGGTGGGGAATGATGGGAGCCGTCGTTTATGAAATTTGGTTCGCTCGGAATGCTTTTCGCTTCAGAGAAATCTACATATCGGCTTCTTCTATTGCACAGGCTGTGATTTGTCAGCTAAGCGTACCTTGTATAATACGGCTTTGTGCGATTGGAGTTCCAGCAAGGTTACCTTAATCCTAGCCTTATTATAAGAAGTTAAGGCCCATTAGGTTTTCAGACCCCACTATATAATGACGCTAAAACCTCCGACTCACACCCCTCCTAAAGGAAAGCCAAACCCTAGCGGCGGCCGAGTCGTCAACCAAATCCTGGCGGAACTTGAGCAACATGCCAAGAGCGGCAAAGAAACGAAGACTATCAAAGTCAGTATCCTCAAACAAAACCCTGCAGCATGGCAGCCGGAACTGGATTGACCTTCCGGACGACATCACCGCTTGGATTCTGTCACGTCTGTCAATGTTCGATATCCTAGAGAAAGCTCAGAGGGTGTGCCTGACATGGCGCCGGATCTGCAAGGACCCTCTGACGTGGCGCACCATCCGCATGGAGTTCGATATTCATCTTCGCCAAAAAAAGACCAATGGAAATTTCACTTCCCACAAAAGAAAAAAGAATCTGCGCAGATTTCATAACTTCAACGCACATAAGATGTGCGAACACGCCATTCATCTCAGCTTTGGCAATCTCGTCGATATCAGCATCCAGAACTGTGGCACAGATGAGCTCCTTCAACATATGACTGATAGGTATTTAGGGTTTATATTTATCTTAAAGTTTTTGCATTATGTGATTCTGCATTCTTGAGGTTCTATATGTTTATTTCGATGAATGTTTATTTTGTCTTTTTAATTTCAACAGTTCGAGGGGAATCAGACGCCTCAGTATTGTGTTTTCAGCTTACATAACAATGGAGGGACTGAGTAAAGTGGCTTCGAAGATTCCGCTGTTGGAGGATCTTGAAATCTCATACACACCAGAGAGTAGAATCCCTCCTTTCACAAAGTCACACGCAGAACACAAATATCTTGAAGTGATTGGCCGTTCCTGCCCTCTTTTGAAATCTTTGAGATCGAACAAGCACCGAGGTATCTTTGAACCCGAAGACAACGGTGACGCATTTGCGATAGCCAGAACAATGCATCGCTTACAGAAGCTCCAGCTTGTTGGAAATCGGCTGAACGATGAAGGTTTCCGCGCCATTCTTGAAGGTTGTCCGCGTCTTGAGTCACTTGATCTCCGAGAGTGTGGGCGTCTTCATCTGATGAATAATACGGGATGGCTTCCCAGTCTTGAAGATTTGGGAACAAGATGTTCTAAACAAATTAAAACACTGCGGCTTCCTCACGATTCTATAGATGACTATGAGCATCTTGCCATTGATAAAATTGTTCACAGACAATGCAATAAATATCTTAGATATATTGATATTAATATTTGAATTACTATCGGTGAAGCTTCTCCAGATGCAAGTTCTTCCAGGAATTCTTATGACTCAAGAAAGAACAGAAGTTCTGAAAAATCGATTTGAGAAAAACAGTAAAGTGATTACGACTTGCATAAATTACTTCGGTCTTTCTTTTTTTTTGACAGATTCAGACAGATTCAGCTAATGAATTTGGTAATTTTTACGGAGTGGATAGCTGTACTTGCTGTGCTCATGAGTCATGACAATTACATGTCAGTTGAGATCGAATGTGTAAGTATAGTGCTCCGATGAGGTCTTGATTGCAGACCTTGTTATTTTGTATGTTCAAAATTGGATTTTCTATTAACTATGGAAGTTAATAACTGCATGAAAATACAGAAGTAGCTCATAGTATGTAAAAGGTTCAAACCGTACGTTTAAGCAATGCAACTAAAATAATTTTTCACAATTTGATGACAAACTCACTAAACCGTTCACTATCTTGGCTCTAGATATTTGTGTCAAAATAGGTGAGGAATCTAAAGGGAGAAGGTGGTGGTATTATTCTTTCCATGATTATGTAAAATCGATTTGATCTGGTACTCAGGTACTCTTTATGAATCTCATGTATTTTGTATGGTATGTTTCATTTAAATCGTTAAAATTTAATTTTTATTAGTCATTAGATATTATGATTTTTTTCTTTAAATATTCAATCATCCTCAGATATAAATCTAAAAGTATATGAATGATTATTGCTTTATTCTTCACATTTATTTGATCCATCGCTGACCCAACCCGTCGAGCTCTGCATGTGTCAACGAGAACGAAGACGAAACATACAAGTGAAGAAAAGGGGAGGGCAAACCCGGCCCAAGCCCGCTCCATCTGGTCCAGATCCACCTGAAAACGGATGTGTGCCCAACCAGAAACGTCGACGTTTCAAGATTCAGTGGACAGATTGCAACCATGTGCTTGGCAGCAAAAGCCAGTGACTCTCCACTTGGCTCCCACTGTCCAGCTCTACCCCTATCCACTTGGCCCTCACACGCACGGTGCTCCGATCTCGCATCTCAGTGGCACTTTCGTCATTTCCACACTCCCCTCCTCCTCGGTCCCATCGCCCCCCATTTTTTTATATAACAGAGCTTTTTTCAAGTCACACAAAACCTCCTCCGTTGTCAAACCACCGCCTTTCGCCACCAAAAAAATTATATAAAAAAAAATGATGAAGCTTTCGTGCAATGCGGTGGACCAAATCCACGGCGGGGCCCAATGCTGCTTCCTGGGCCCGCAGAAGCGCCGGCCCGGCTACGCCCCTCGCCGGAAAGTAGCTCCGGCTTCGGTTGTTCCGTGCGCGAGTTCTTTGAAGAAAAAGGGGATTGTGGCGGTGGTGTCGGACAGGGGAGCGGTTGGGGCGGAGAATGGGCCGGGTCGGGTCGAACCCATGAGCCTGGCGGACCGGCTGAGGCAGGGGAGCTTGGCGGAGGACGGCAAGTCGTATAAGGAGTGTTTTATTGTGAGGAGCTATGAGGTTGGGATGAACAAGACTGCTACTGTCGAGACCATTGCCAATCTGTTACAGGTTTGATTTTATGAAATTCAAATTCAATTGAGTCAAATGCCCCAATGTGTCTATGATTTTTTAATTTTTTTAACAATTGGAGCATGTGGGATTGTTGGATTTGATATGTTTAGGCCAAATTTGAGGGCTTTTGGTGGATTGGGGTTGTTCAATTTGCTGCTTTCATACATGCATTTATGAAATTTTGGAATTCTGTGATTTATTGCTCCAACTGTATATGATAATCTAAGTTGTAGTTTAATCTGAGTTCTAGACTCTTAATGGTAGTGAAAGTTCAAAATTCACCTATGGAAGCTTATCAGATATTTGAGCAGTGTAATTCTGAGTGTTAGTCAAGTAATTTTAGTTTCAATAGATTTAAACTTCAGTTTCTTGACAAGATTTAAGGACATCGGTCATTTTAGTGACACAAAAGCTGATTAACCTGTTATTGGCATTGCTGTCATGAGTTTTGTGCACCATTTTACCGTGAGGATTGGAAATGCAGGAGGTTGGATGCAACCATGCTCAAGTTGTGGGGTTTTCAACCGACGGGTTTGCCACGACCACCACCATGAGGAAATTGCATCTAATATGGGTTACCGCTCGCATGCACATTGAAATCTACAAATATCCAGCTTGGTGGGATTTTTTTTGTCTACGTTTTGGTTTTTGTTTGGATTTGAATCCATCAAGTGTAATCTTATAATGTGTATATGTGCAACAGGAGTGATGTTGTTGAAATAGAAACGTGGTGCCAAGGGGAAGGAAGAATTGGAACGAGACGTGATTGGATAATCAAGGACTATGCAACTGGGAAAGTTATTGGAAGAGCGACAAGGTGCATGTTTCTGCTTATTGTCGTACAAAATCTTCAAACATGTTTAAGAAAAAATGATATCAGTATAGAAAGCAATAAATTATTTTGTATTATATATTTTATACTGCAGAGAACATGTTAGTCAGTCATTGTATTGAGCCAGCTTACTCATACTCCCCGATGTAGTATACAGTGTGTCTAAACTGTTCGTGGCAGATTCATAATCTTTAGTTATTCCCTTTGCTTGTTGCAGCTTTGAAAGGATACCTAGTTACTGATACTTCTCCATCAGTTAGACACTCTTTAGTCTATTTGCAAGAGCATTTACCACCGCAATATATTCTCGATATTTTGTAAAGCCCATCTACCTTGAAAATCATAATTGAGGAGGTTTTTTGAATGTTTTTTTGTAGTTCTAATTTATTGTTTATCATCAAGTTATGTGGTTATGTGATGTGTTCTG
The window above is part of the Fragaria vesca subsp. vesca linkage group LG2, FraVesHawaii_1.0, whole genome shotgun sequence genome. Proteins encoded here:
- the LOC101313078 gene encoding uncharacterized protein LOC101313078, with translation MLSDTISGGTNLLYGSSSHGGDDSLTSEIVNVRLQKRVETDHQDEDTRKHKDLGSSSSNSKQSTEENGIPAKHQKVKLTDLAGVFEKTAAQEFYCPNCKACITEVLIGESEPKLPSPLIHWPEEPLSPTPSELEEPLTPLRPQVTEEPPVRCTSCFSLLFHAGDWIFRRDRPVPTEQVITVPDDQMPLLPPRDATNKRLEIIKSIVYGGLTEAIASLSIVASAASADTATVNIFVLALANLLGGLFIIGHNLWELKADQDDSKYQEVLGNKENFIFHSPVAILSFLIFGLVPPLVYGFSFPNSDDSDLKIAAVAGSSLLCIILLAIGKAYIQTPPKKYIKTVLYYFVIGVGVAGLSYLAGDLINKLVEKLGWFSSAVAGGLPLPHQTMMSTVKPAWESW
- the LOC101303586 gene encoding putative F-box/LRR-repeat protein 23-like, with protein sequence MPRAAKKRRLSKSVSSNKTLQHGSRNWIDLPDDITAWILSRLSMFDILEKAQRVCLTWRRICKDPLTWRTIRMEFDIHLRQKKTNGNFTSHKRKKNLRRFHNFNAHKMCEHAIHLSFGNLVDISIQNCGTDELLQHMTDSSRGIRRLSIVFSAYITMEGLSKVASKIPLLEDLEISYTPESRIPPFTKSHAEHKYLEVIGRSCPLLKSLRSNKHRGIFEPEDNGDAFAIARTMHRLQKLQLVGNRLNDEGFRAILEGCPRLESLDLRECGRLHLMNNTGWLPSLEDLGTRCSKQIKTLRLPHDSIDDYEHLAIDKIVHRQCNKYLRYIDINI
- the LOC101313371 gene encoding oleoyl-acyl carrier protein thioesterase 1, chloroplastic-like; its protein translation is MMKLSCNAVDQIHGGAQCCFLGPQKRRPGYAPRRKVAPASVVPCASSLKKKGIVAVVSDRGAVGAENGPGRVEPMSLADRLRQGSLAEDGKSYKECFIVRSYEVGMNKTATVETIANLLQEVGCNHAQVVGFSTDGFATTTTMRKLHLIWVTARMHIEIYKYPAWSDVVEIETWCQGEGRIGTRRDWIIKDYATGKVIGRATSKWVMMNQDTRRLQKVTDDVREEHLVFAPRELRLAFPEPNNSSLKKIAKLEDPAEYSRLGLVPRRADLDMNQHVNNVTYIGWVLESMPQEVIDSHELQTITLDYRRECQQDDIVDSLTNVEHVENAEAILGSKGTNGSPAASENRNDYRQFLHLLRISGDGSEINRGRTVWRKKPAR